Within the Gracilinema caldarium DSM 7334 genome, the region GAATAAAAAGACCGGCGAAAAAGTGCCAGTCCGAAATAATCCCCGGGTCAAGATACTGCTTTCCAATATGGGCAATGTGTCCACCAGTTTCATGGCGGCCATGCTCCGGGGCGTAGGCCTGAATTCAGAAGCCCTGCCGGTGGCAGACTTCAGGACCATCCAGGTTGCCCGCGCTCATGCTTCAGGGAAGGAATGTGTCCCCAGTCACCTGGTGCTCGGCAGTGCCCTCCGGTATTTTGCCTCTGAAAAGTATCGCAAAGACGAACTCTATCTCCTCTTTGTGCCTATCACGACCGGTCCCTGCCGGACTGGCCAGTATTATGTGTATTACGAAAACCTTTTCCGGGACCTCAGGCTCGAAAACGTGGTGGTCTTTACCCTGTCGGCGGATAATTCCTACACCGAGTTGGGACCCGATTTTGCCAAGGATATGTGGAAGGGCCTTGTGGTTACGGACTACCTCAAGGATATCCAGACAGCTCTGAAAGCCACTGCGGCAGATCCCGAAAAGGCGGTACAGGATTTTGAGGAATCCTGGAAAAAGATGATGGATGTTATCGAAAAGAACCCCAAAAAGCTCTGGGTGGAACTGCGCCGTATCGCTGAAGATGTAAAGAAAATTCCCTTAAAGCGAAAGCTCTCTGAGTGTCCCAAGGTCCTGGTGGTGGGTGAAATCTATGTCCGCCGGGATGACTTTGCGGTCGGCGAGCTCATCGATCTCATGAGTGAACGGGGTATCGCGGTAAAGGTGTCCGGTATTGCAGAATGGATTCATTATCTCGACTTTGTACGCCGCTATGCCTTGAATAAACTCATTAAGCTGCAGCCACCGGCAACACGCTGGTTCTCCAAGCCTGCCCGGGACCTGGCCAAGCTCCGCATAGAAGAGTGGTGGAAGCATGCGGTGGAAAAAAAGGTCCTCTCTATTCTGGAACCCACCGGGCTTATTCCTGAAACACCCCATGATATGGATTTGATTATGCAGAACACCCAGGAGCATTTTGTTAATCTGGAACTGAACTCTGAAATTGCCGTATCCTCCGGTGTGGCCGCTACGGCCATGCAGCACGGGTATTCAGGTATTGTGAATATTTCACCCTTTGCCTGCCTTATTGGCCGGGTAATCGAAGGCCTCTTTACCCCCTGGGCCCGGGATCGGAACTATCCTACTCTTTCAGTAGAAGTGGATGGCAACCTCCTGCCGCCGAACATCATCAATAAGCTCAATATCTTTATGGTCAATGTGCTCCGGTTCAAGGGTAACCAGGACCTGTCATCCCTGGTGGACCAGGCTGGATCGGCAGGGGTCTCTGTTACTGGCCACATGGCCGCAGTGGAAACAGTAGAGTCCAGAAAAGCCATACAAGTTACACCCCTGTCAGTCCAAGGGGAAACTGAAGAGCCCGTAGCCGTAGGGGATGACCAGGGCTCAGGCTGTGCCGGCTGTTCCGGATGCGACCGGTAGTATAGGGCTAGGTTGATGAACCGCTCGGTGCGCTGGGCGCTGGTTCTTTCAGGGGGCGGCGCCAAGGGGTTTATGCATATAGGAGTCCTCAAGGCCCTTGAGGCCTGGGGCTACCCCAAACCAAGCCTTGTTGTGGGCACTTCTATGGGGGCTATAGTGGGGGGCCTCTATGCCTGCGGATACTCCCCAGAAGAACTTGAGAACATTGCGGTTCATCAATTTGATATCCGTCGTTATTTGGATAGTTCCCGTTTCCATCTGTCCGGTCCCATGGGCCGGCTTATGGAAACGGGGCAGATGATCAGCCGATTTGCTACAAGGCCCGGCATCGATTCAGGAAACCGAATCCTGGCCTTTCTTGAAGAATTAACCCAAGGCAAAACTATAGAAAGTCTTTCCATTCCGTTTCGATGCAATGCGGTGGACCTGATAACCGGCAACGAGGTTGTTTTCTCGTCCGGTTCTCTAGCCAGGGCGATGCGGGCATCTATGGCCTTTCCTGCCTTTTTTGATCCGCTGATTGAAGGATCGCAATATCTGGTTGATGGCGGCCTCGTGAATAATCTACCTGTCCATATTGCCAGGGGGCTCGGGTATTCCCGGGTTCTTGCGGTGGATGTAGGTGCCTTTCTGCTTGCCCAACGTAGTACCCTCAGAACCGGTCCTCAGGTGGTATACCGGGCTCTTGAGGTTGCCATTTCCCATATTCAGCGGGGCGATGCGGACCGGGCGACCCTGACGTTATACCCAGAAGATGCTGCAACCCCTTTTGATTTTTCCCGGGCAAAACATCTTATAACGGTTGGGGAACAATATACATTAGCACATCTGCAAGATATACAAAACTTTTTCAGAAACCATA harbors:
- a CDS encoding patatin-like phospholipase family protein, which translates into the protein MNRSVRWALVLSGGGAKGFMHIGVLKALEAWGYPKPSLVVGTSMGAIVGGLYACGYSPEELENIAVHQFDIRRYLDSSRFHLSGPMGRLMETGQMISRFATRPGIDSGNRILAFLEELTQGKTIESLSIPFRCNAVDLITGNEVVFSSGSLARAMRASMAFPAFFDPLIEGSQYLVDGGLVNNLPVHIARGLGYSRVLAVDVGAFLLAQRSTLRTGPQVVYRALEVAISHIQRGDADRATLTLYPEDAATPFDFSRAKHLITVGEQYTLAHLQDIQNFFRNHIFSHLWRHR